In Allocoprobacillus halotolerans, a genomic segment contains:
- the tagD gene encoding glycerol-3-phosphate cytidylyltransferase codes for MKKVITYGTFDLFHVGHLNILKRAKALGDYLVVAVSSDAFNAIKGKKCAIPDTERMQIVEAIKYVDEVIPENSWDQKIDDIKNHDIDVFVMGDDWTGKFDYLNDYCEVVYLPRTPDISTTQIKHELKLK; via the coding sequence ATGAAGAAAGTTATTACATATGGAACATTTGATTTATTTCATGTTGGTCATCTTAATATTTTAAAACGTGCAAAAGCATTAGGAGATTATCTTGTTGTGGCTGTATCAAGTGATGCTTTTAATGCTATTAAAGGGAAAAAATGTGCGATTCCTGATACAGAAAGAATGCAAATTGTAGAAGCCATTAAATATGTTGATGAAGTCATTCCTGAAAATTCTTGGGATCAAAAAATAGATGATATAAAAAATCATGATATTGATGTATTTGTCATGGGGGATGATTGGACAGGAAAGTTTGATTATCTTAACGATTATTGTGAAGTTGTTTATTTACCAAGAACACCTGATATTTCTACAACGCAGATTAAACATGAGTTGAAGTTGAAGTGA
- a CDS encoding ABC transporter ATP-binding protein, which produces MEKEYAIEFKHVSKIYSLKSKNKKNSNDKRFYALKDINFKIPKGEVVGILGTNGSGKSTMSVILAGISEVDEGEMIVNGEQALIAINTGLNQQLTGLENIELKGALLGLSKKRIQEITAGVIEFAEIGDFLYQPVKKYSSGMKSRLGFSINLCLDPDILIVDEALSVGDKGFAQKCINKMKELKAQGKTIVFISHSLPQVRDFCDTAMWIEGGMLKEYGDIDEVCDHYAEYVDYYNSLSNADKKKERDEKFNKRIIPHTKRKGFFDRIFG; this is translated from the coding sequence ATGGAAAAAGAATATGCAATAGAATTTAAACATGTTTCTAAAATATACAGTTTAAAATCAAAAAATAAAAAGAATTCAAACGATAAAAGATTTTATGCCTTAAAAGATATTAATTTTAAAATTCCTAAAGGTGAAGTCGTAGGAATTTTAGGAACGAATGGATCTGGAAAATCAACAATGTCAGTCATTTTGGCAGGTATTAGCGAAGTTGATGAAGGAGAAATGATTGTTAATGGAGAACAGGCATTAATAGCGATTAATACTGGTTTAAATCAACAGTTAACGGGTTTAGAAAACATTGAATTAAAAGGTGCTTTATTAGGTTTAAGTAAAAAGAGAATACAAGAAATTACAGCAGGAGTTATTGAGTTTGCAGAAATTGGAGATTTCTTATACCAACCAGTTAAAAAATATTCTAGTGGTATGAAATCAAGATTGGGATTTTCTATTAATTTATGTCTAGATCCTGATATTTTAATTGTTGATGAAGCTTTATCAGTAGGTGATAAAGGTTTTGCACAAAAATGTATTAATAAAATGAAAGAATTAAAAGCACAGGGAAAAACAATTGTTTTTATTTCACACTCTTTGCCACAAGTGAGAGATTTTTGTGATACAGCGATGTGGATTGAGGGTGGAATGTTAAAAGAATATGGAGATATTGATGAAGTATGTGATCATTATGCAGAATATGTTGATTATTATAATTCATTAAGTAATGCTGATAAGAAAAAAGAACGTGATGAGAAATTTAATAAAAGAATCATTCCTCATACAAAAAGAAAAGGTTTTTTTGATAGAATATTTGGATAG